One genomic region from Bubalus bubalis isolate 160015118507 breed Murrah chromosome 24, NDDB_SH_1, whole genome shotgun sequence encodes:
- the LOC123465334 gene encoding uncharacterized protein LOC123465334, producing the protein MSQPLGYRIPQLPRPRKRKGPPLPSLPPPARETPPASGQLTSEIPDEQGTDPPTKQMSQFHIQDIAPPDPLPHKRVSGRLTQATRNASIPTWGQIKTLCHQAWGIASLQGSPASPEKLFIAMLALLSCQVSASPIPTKYWAYLPDPPTFQVVTWDNEPIRVNTDQPQLLGGSYTSYTRDKYPINFNYTFRGLTGDFPVCFNFPNDPRSFITPTKEGCVGASKKIIITDSWSLRHRSAWVLLARMPGILDPYVTLHSKSPPKYPNCYKVAPSEKVWNTIDSRTGYPTWTSCTYDSRIDYRIPGGGDYTIQDWSNPNPGEDPLANDTFEGRFENWDRIPLPWPTHATRRHRNQFVPPMLSYTTKKQTYWQPDIWRALAATAPVSLYRPDSNSTYSVLACLPSPYVFLFTNDSKRLNVRMNYSGGPNIVTCEQCMLSSCLTPQYNVCSFVVLQRPPYLMIPVTVTSHWYDNYGLAVLQQLRDLMRQRRFVGLLILGISALIAAITSVTAAAISLSQQVHTAQYVDTMSKNVSLTLATQEVIDRKLEMRVDALEEAIMHIGTELQALKVKMALSCHADYRWICVTSLKVNETDYEWEKIKNHISGVWNSSDIGLDLGKLHNQIQTLEHSRLDFTAAGAANDFFHTFSNFISGKNILSNILGYIAAGALILLLIFILPCIVRILRQNIQKLATELHLAVLRNKKGGDAG; encoded by the coding sequence ATGTCTCAGCCCCTCGGATACCGGATTCCCCAGCTGCCGCGACCCCGAAAAAGGAAGGGACCGCCTCTGCCTTCACTCCCCCCGCCAGCACGGGAAACGCCGCCGGCGTCGGGACAACTGACATCGGAGATCCCGGATGAGCAAGGAACGGATCCACCCACCAAGCAGATGTCTCAATTTCATATACAGGATATTGCTCCTCCCGATCCTTTGCCTCACAAAAGGGTGTCAGGCCGCCTGACTCAGGCGACCCggaatgcctccatacctacttggggacaaataaaaacaCTCTGCCACCAGGCATGGGGAATAGCTTCCTTACAGGGATCTCCAGCTTCTCCTGAGAAACTGTTTATTGCCATGCTTGCTTTGCTTTCCTGTCAGGTAAGCGCCTCCCCTATTCCAACCAAATATTGGGCGTATCTCCCAGATCCTCCAACTTTCCAAGTTGTTACTTGGGATAATGAGCCTATACGGGTCAACACAGACCAACCCCAGCTCTTGGGAGGATCCTATACTTCTTACACTAGAGATAAATATCCTATTAACTTCAATTATACCTTCAGGGGATTAACAGGTGATTTCCCTGTTTGCTTTAACTTCCCCAATGACCCTAGAAGCTTTATTACCCCCACCAAAGAAGGATGTGTTGGGGcctctaaaaaaataattataacagatTCCTGGTCTTTACGTCATCGATCAGCTTGGGTATTATTGGCTCGTATGCCCGGGATTCTTGACCCCTATGTAACCCTGCATTCCAAATCTCCACCAAAATATCCGAATTGTTATAAGGTTGCTCCTTCAGAGAAAGTATGGAACACCATAGACAGTCGTACAGGTTATCCGACTTGGACATCTTGTACTTATGATTCAAGGATTGATTATAGGATACCAGGAGGTGGAGATTATACTATTCAGGACTGGAGCAACCCGAATCCAGGTGAGGATCCATTGGCCAATGATACATTTGAGGGCAGATTCGAGAATTGGGATAGGATTCCTCTTCCTTGGCCAACACATGCCACTAGAAGGCATCGTAATCAATTTGTTCCTCCCATGCTGTCTTATACAACGAAGAAACAGACCTATTGGCAACCTGATATTTGGAGagcccttgctgctactgctcctGTCTCCTTGTACCGCCCAGATagcaattctacttattctgttttagcttgtctaccctccccttatgtttttctttttactaatgaCTCCAAGAGACTTAATGTACGCATGAATTATTCAGGTGGACCTAATATAgtaacttgtgaacaatgtatgctttcatcttgtttgacccctcaatataatgtttgctctttTGTGGTGTTACAACGCCCACCCTATCTCATGATACCTGTGACAGTGACTAGCCACTGGTATGACAATTACGGCCTCGCCGTGTTACAACAACTACGAGATTTAATGCGACAACGgcgatttgtgggcttacttattttaggaatatcggCTTTGATAgcagcaattacttctgttactgcggcagcaatatcattaagtcaacaagtgcatactgcccaatatgttgataccatgtctaaaaatgtctctttaactctagcaacacaggaagttATAGATAGAAAATTGGAGATGAGAGTAgatgccttagaagaggcaataatgcatattgggactgagttacaggcgttaaaagtgaaaatggctctgtcttgccacgctgattaccggtggatatgcgtgacatctttaaaggtaaacgagacagattatgaatgggaaaaaatcaaaaatcatatctcaggtgtttggaacagctctgacattggcctggacttagggaaacttcataatcaaatacagaccctggaacactctcgactggattttactgccgctggggcagctaatgacttttttcacactttctctaacttcatttcaggaaaaaacattctgtctaatatccttggatacatcgctgctggtgctttaattttgcttctcatattcattcttccttgtattgtcaggattcttcggcagaacattcagaagctcgcgactgagctgcatttggctgttttaagaaataaaaaagggggagatgctggg